CCTATTGTTCAACATGAAGCAGAGCACCTGCAAGGCTAGCAGAGAATCTCTGAGCAAATAGCTTAGCAttggaattgattattgtttgctGAGCTCCATGAGTGgcactggtgggggtggggggtgggggacgtCCTCATCTTCAGCCCACACCCAGTTACAGCATCCAGCCCTTTCAGCAGTAGTGACTGGGCAAGACGTGTCCCCAACACTCGCCCACTAGCAACCTCAGAAGGGTAGTACCTAAATCCGAGGATAAAAGCTCCTTTCTATCAGACCCTTCCTTGATATACTGTAAGTCCCACTGTCATTCCTGCACATCATCGAGTCTCTCATACATATCTAATTTCATTGGGGGAGGTAAAATAAAATTATAGAAGAAAGAAAGTATCTACGGTGAAGGGTTTTTGGGGAGCAAAGCTGCATCACATTAGTTTCTATCATTAGATTCTTTTACACTAATggcatctgtgaatatttatctatctttttaaaatttattgtttatttcttAACTCACCTGGTAATTTTATTTATACTTATTCGTCTGTAAGTGTATGTTACATATCTGTGCGGCAAAAATTTCAGTATATCGTCCTCATGACTCATCCTTATCTTAATCTCTAACATTTATTCTGCACTTAAGGGCTTCATTCACCACAAACCAAAGTAAATGACTTCAGCCTTTCAAAGACAGATCTCATCTAGCTCTGTGGGAGGATCAAGcagctgtgggggtgggggtggggtccaAGATAATCGGGCAAAATAATATTAGTTGTGACTTCTGTTATTCTGAATTAAATGACTTCATTCTCACTTCGGAACCACCAGTTTGTCGTCTCTTTATCTCGGCAGGTCAAGGCCTGTGAACATAGAGAAAGATTGGATCAgaacaatgtaaaaatgttcaatatcAAACGTGAACAAATGCAGTTACTGGCTGGGTACTTGATAATTGTTTCCAGGGTGTTCAAACATGTGAGAAGTCATTGAAAGCTTAAAGAAGAAAACTACGTTCAAGGGTTCTCTTACACGCAAATGAACTCTGATAGGTTCAACACTCTTCTCCAGAAATTGCCATCTTCATTTTCTCTCACATGATGGAACCCTGAAATTTGAGGCAAAAACCCTCTGGTATCTGGTCTAACTCCCCATCTTTTGTTAGCGGGTAAGACCAGTTTGAATCAGGGATGCAATTATTTGGTGCATCAGGAACTGTCATCTTTCTAAGCTCACATTCACACATCGGAAAATGATCTGAACTgagactcccccccacccccacccaccccccagccCCTGGGATAGTTTTTCTTCTGATGGCAACTACGCATTTCACAAATAGCACAGCACAGACTTGTTTAGAATTCCATCAGTGCCCATAATGCCGTGTTTAACAGTTGCGTGGATATTTTTCCCTGGACCCCATTTAATGCACATAAGATTTGGACAAGCCTTATGCAAGACTAAACTTtgacaaacataaaaaaaaactGGGGAAGTCCTGGGCTGGGAACATTTCCAGGAGTGTGAAGGGAAGGCTGTAGGTCAGTCTGGTAGAAAGTGGGAGTGCAGTTGGGTGCAGAGATTGGCAAGTCAGGTTTGCAATCGTCAGTGGGTTTCCAAGGCTTCTGGAGTCAGGATGCTTGCAATGATCGATCAGGGTCAGATATCAGAGGCCTACCAGGTGGTTGGGGTTGGGCACTGATTAGGCCAGGGATCAGCCGGTCTCAGAAGTGTGTGGAAAGGCAGCTTTTGGACAAGTATCCCTTGGCTTCATCGAGATCATAATTAATAATCTCAGAAATAGTTCTGGGCACGTGGTCACACACCAGTTTCCTCTTGGCATCACCCCATGGAAATCACACAGTTTGCCCAATTGGGATAGAGTCTGATTTCCAGAAATGCTTTTGGGATCAATGGTCCAGTCAGCTGCCTAACTGACTCGGTGCCAACTTCACCATGAACTGAATAGTCCACAGAAATAATTTGGTTGCTTCCACCAAAGAAACGTTTGCTTCGGCCAAATTATACGAGCTCCGCCCATTGCATCTATTGTGGAAACATGAACATTGAATCCGTGGAGCTCTTCATTTTGACGAATTCTTGTTTACTTACGAGTATCCACCGGACATTTTCTTAACGAGGATGATAATGACCGTTAGGGCGATGATCACAGCCACAATCGCGCCCACTATTATCCCAATCAGAGTGAGCATCTCAAGGAAATCCTTCCCTGGAAAGAAGATACAGGATGTTACATGTTTTGGTGATTGAAGTCTTGGGTCTCTTGTCTCTCTGTCTGTTGTGAATGCTGTCGTAATGATTGTTTTCTTTCCTTCCTTGAGCAACTCATGCTGCCCAAGGAGGCACCATCCTCTGATAATTCACTCAAGGAGAAACCAACAGGCCTTGTCTGGCTTTTCTATCATGGGCGGACTCTCCTTTGAAGGTTGCACCAGGGTAATGGACATCAAACGTCCAGGGAAGGGGCTGGGTCTGAAAGGTTGCCACGGAGAGAGGCCCAGAGCTGAACCAATGTGATGGATCGGGAGTGGCTGGGAGTGGCAGTGCTAGGGGCTGAGATGcattaaaaacacaccaaaatgctggaggaactcagctggttttgcagagtccataggaggtaaagatactgtCTAACTGATGTTTGGGGCCTGAGTATGGTGGCCATTTCCAAATGTCCACAATGGAGGCCATCCTTCTAAGCTGTGCACATGACCGTGCCCACACACGGCGGGGCTGTGCACACATTTGTGCATGGGTGTGCAGGCACACAAAGCGGGCCCAGCTGAGAGGGAGCAGCATCCGAAAACTCAGAAGAACAAAAAAGTGAACCGCTCTGTCTCCAACTCTCCACATCTCTACTGTCCACTGTATTAacataatgtattttttttaaaaaatgatacttTAATTGAAGTTTAAACAAACATTTCCATAGGAGGCATCTCTGAtagtatacacacacatacataatatattatatataatatatattcatATTTGCCATGATTTTCCACATACCAGAAATATTTATCTGAGGTATACACTTATAGAGAGAAAAAACAGaacatgaaaaaaaaggaaactatataCAAGTCAGGAGTGATTTGTTTTTTGCAATATAATCATTGATTTGTAAGAATAAAGTCAAGCCTATGAAGTATTATGTAGTTAAACCAATTTTCCCCAGCATGAATCAAATTTTTCCAATTTATAATTAATAGATGCTGTTGTGGCAAACtcctgtattcctgattacctggctccgccccgtcctgtgactgtacctgtggcccctccctctttgacCTGTACAAAGCCTCTagcaccttgacccttccccagaaagcctgggtcacagcacagaacAAGGTCCCCGTCCTTTGTGACTAAAAGCTTGTCGATCAATGACTTGAtttcagcctctcgagttatttactgtgtGTCGGCTGTTATCGTCTCCATTTTATAAATGGCCATTATAATTTCCTTCCATGTGTTTAAAGTTGGGCTGTTCTATAGGGTGTAATAAAGTACTTTATTAGGTTTTTCCATGCAAATTCCCTCCTTTTCTGTGAACTGGTACACTTCCATTGATACTGTGGTGTAACGACCACTGATCTGTGTCTGCCtgcactcctgcactgcctactgcggggggcaacccactgtacctctagggaggtaacctgggaggctggctccgcCTACTCCCTGAcagccccatataaaggctcccTTGGGCTGGAGCAGAGCAcacggagccagaagggatactgaaccttgtgcaagttttaagctaattaaagcctgtagtacagccctCGTAGTTTGTGTTTGTTGCATTCACACTGCAGCGCATCACAGATACCTCCATTGCTCGATATTATTTTCCATTCTTCCTTAGAAGTTAtcctcctttttcccattttgttttaatgtatgAAGTTGAGTATGCTTTAAGATCTGACAGGCCTTTATATACACATAACAGACACTTGAAATGATTTTACTACCATTATTTGAGTTTATATGcttcttaaaaaaaagtatcaaacaTGTACTCACCTTGGTTACATTTTTAACTCTCATATTAACATAATTGGCAAATATTGATAAAACTTTTGAAATActtaaagagaaattagaaaattaaaaaatattgaatCAAAACAGAGCTATTCACCCTCCATCAAAGATCACAGTCCATACACTCTACTTGATGCCTCATCGAAGATAATTCGCACCACAAGTACGTGCCTGCACCCTGCGCTAAAAGCTTCTAACCAGAAACCCCCCCCCAATCTGCATGCGGGCCCACTGCACACGTGCCGGCTGGCTCTGGTGCTCAAATCCATCATGCATACGCAAGTGCCAGCTGGCGCATGTGCACAAGAAAAAAACGTGGCTGTGCACAGCCTTTTGACCTCGGAACGCTGCAAATTGACAGGTAAGTACTTGGTCGCTTTCCTTCTTGCAGATTCTGCCCCTAAAtttggaggacaaattaacatctgGCTCGAGGTGACGCTGGATGGAGGTCAGAGTTCTCAAAGGCTGGACTATCTGGCTTAAATCTGGACATCTGGCCATCctaggcctgaggccttcttcaaggtataagcaaaaggcaggcaaGCAGCCTAATTCAAGACGAGAgattaagggggaagaatgggagggggtggaatCTAGACCTAACAACCagaaggtgttagttggatataATAAGGTGAGTTGATTTTGGCTGTGTGAAAGGaaatagaagagagagagagagagatcgagctGGGGAAAAGCAAAGcgacagggggaagaagatgggtCAGGGAGTTTTTAaatggaaactgaagaagtcaatgttaatgccatccggttgtagggtccccagatggaagatgagatgttgttcctccaattcgtaGGTGGTCTCAGCCTagcagttcatgagaccatggacagacatgacagcaagggactgggatggggaattgaaattagTGGCTCCTGCAATAATTCTTTAAAGGCCCAGAATGACTTTGGTTCAATTACACTGCAGCAGAGCAAGCAGCTGGTTGGGTTGTGAGTGACAAGGATGGAGCCCTCTGAAATTAACGTGACCAGGAAGATGTCATTACATGGGCTCATCATGTACGATTCCAATAGAAAACACCCAGTCCCATTTCCAGAGTGGGATTAGTTCATTCCTAGGTATGCACAAAGCCTATCACAGTTTATTGCATTCATCATTAGAAAATGTTAAGCACCATTCAATGAAATACCTTCAGAGTCTTCAGCTTCAGGACCATCATCTTCAGTTGAGTTTGACTTGGTCGAGGACGTGACGTTAGACTCTCTGCTGTCCTCAGCAGACTCGGTCTTTTCACTTCCTGGCACTGTGGTGACAGGCGGCCTGAACATTGTGGACccatttttatcttctgttcctCCATTTGTAATCAGCTCACCTTCATCTGACTCCACGGCATCTgcatcaggaaatagattattgcACTCAGTAAGTTATAACTGTCCTTCTTCCACTCCCTTTGTGCAATTGACCTCAATTAAAGATTGGTCTCCAAGCTTCCAACAAGCGGCTTCAATTCCACGAACACCTCTCTGGCTGAGAAGTGATGCCCTGAGGCAGGAAAATGCACTATACCAAGGTATGTCTATTTTTTGGTCCAGGTGATCTGATGATCACCTCAACCAGATCCAGGAAGTGAATGAATTCTATATTCAGGGGGCTGCCTCATTTGCGTGGCACGCGTAAACGGATGGTTATCCAATGCAATTCTCAGAAAAGGGCATATGATCCTTGGAATTCAATTGAATTATTGTCTGTTCCGTTAATCAGAAATCAGCAAAGTCACAAAACCATTGAAGCGAAGCCAGGAGAATATGGAAGGAAATGATAAAAGTCCGGCTGAGATTATACGTTACCACATGCAGTTGTGTGAGGGaagaaatgcagaacaaaggtcGGCATTTGCTTGGAGTTGACATCAGTCAGCAATGATCTTACTGAACGGTGGCAGCCATTCAGGGCCTgactacccttcaaaacatttcaggattttttttaaacatttcaagCAGGTTAATCTAAGGATGCATTTGTGAAGATTGTCCACGTGAGTTCAATCATATTCGGTCAATTAAGCCTTTTACCGGCTATTGGTTGGATTTGAAGTCTGCCTTTTCACTGACCTGTGGAATACAAGGACAATCAAGGGAAGCTTATGGAGTATTTCAGGAGGCCAAGGCGTTTCCTTTTGACTCTAAAACCTGCTGGATTTACTACGTTTGGTGCAGGGaatgcaactttgcatttccttgttccattgtTCGATACTAAAactagagtcggacttccaagtcaccgcagtgcacttcctggccactgccaatgagatgaacacaaattggatttgaaatgtgGACAACTTCATAGTAAGCCTTATGCCCCTTATATTTCCCAGCAGGAAGAACTCTGGGTCTTGATGGAATCATTTacttataattttctccaggacttggcctagatctacccaaaagggcctcaccttggtacatgaccaggttGTGTGCACAAACGTCCTGGTTGTAACACCACACCTGAAGCATTGGTCCGGGAATTCTTGTTTTGATCTGTTAATTTTCTGCAGCGTTATGTACAATtggtgcaaaaagttatactggaccagcctgtaccttgcaCAACTGACACAAGTTGGACCAGCacctctcatcaattgtaatgcctaagtccgactcccatctttctctcgaccTATGAAGGCCCATTTTCGGTCCCTCTGACTGCAAAGTTGCgtccccctggagaaaatcacttataaCCTGAGAAGCAAATACAGTACCTTTTGTAAGATATGGCAGTCATACATGCCCTACATAGGTGCATGGGGGATGATTGGTTTCCCCGTTCCCCGCTGTCATTTTCTCTCCCCCGTGCTAGTCCCAATCAAGGAACGTCAAGAATGAACAACGACCTGGAGGCCACGCATTGAGCTACGACAGTCCCTGCCcccatttttcctcctaatgttaATGTTTGTTATTGTCATCTTGTTCtacaggtggggggaggggggcttggTAGAGACACAggcttgtatatatagtcataaaGAAAAGGACCACACGTACAAGTATATGTGATTGTGAATTGCCATCGTTGGCAGGACACTGTAcaaagcttgtgtgaaaatataaataaaatattttttaaaagtttggtgCAGGGATACGCACAGGTGCCTTCTTGAAGACACAGAAACTGCTAAGGGGATAagtcaagattcaaggttcctttattgttatgtacccaAATACTCAAAAGTCATCATGAACACATGGAAATATCAAAATTAATTCTCTGCTGTGAGGCTCGTATAGCGGAtatgtaatgctattacagccccagtgacccaggttggaatcctgtgctctctataaggagtttttatgttctccccatatccacgtgggtttcttccgggtgctccactttcctcccacatgcTAAAGAATATGGGGTCACCGGGAAAGAGCGGGCTTATTTTtattaaccaaaaatagactacATTCACAATAAATGATCTACAAAAGGGAACCGgttcaaagtctcctccctcttttaatttcatatccatacatttcataTCCTTACCATTACAACCCCCCActctgtttgaggggcttcccctctgtctcagcccctcaatgcctggtgaTGGGAAGATTGTAGACGTCCCCACAGCGTCCTTGCATTGGCTGCGCCAAacctcagtgcgtccctcagcacgtactcctggaATCTGGAGTGAGCGTTCCATTATCAAGCGTTgtaagaccaacaggtttcgggcagaccTAAGCGCATCTTTCACCGAATTGATGGTCtttcagcagttctggatgtctgattcTGCGTGCATCCCCGGGGGCAGCCCACAAATCAGG
Above is a genomic segment from Narcine bancroftii isolate sNarBan1 chromosome 2, sNarBan1.hap1, whole genome shotgun sequence containing:
- the LOC138752496 gene encoding podoplanin-like — translated: MYKMGFRPLVVLLMLTAFLGISAQTDAVESDEGELITNGGTEDKNGSTMFRPPVTTVPGSEKTESAEDSRESNVTSSTKSNSTEDDGPEAEDSEGKDFLEMLTLIGIIVGAIVAVIIALTVIIILVKKMSGGYSP